Proteins from a genomic interval of Marmoricola sp. OAE513:
- a CDS encoding aminoglycoside phosphotransferase family protein, which produces MPSAPVLPAEVLAMAARGTGWADWVERLPGVLGGLLEEWELRTDGDPLHGFTAIVVPVVTRNGLMAVLKVGYPDEESALEHLALTRWEGNGAVRLLRADPHRRALLLEHLRGTDLADHWDLEACGIVASLYSRLHVPAPNQFRRLSAALVEPLTQLRALERSAPLPRRLVEQAVSLAGDFVKDEATDGTLIHTDLHYGNVLSAGRDGWLAIDPKPLSGDSHYELAPMLWNRTEELAGDLRNGIRRRFHALIDGADLDEDRARDWVVVRMMANAVWRLTERGPIDTELDDVDWLTLCIAVAKAVQD; this is translated from the coding sequence ATGCCCTCCGCCCCCGTCCTGCCCGCCGAGGTGCTGGCGATGGCGGCGCGGGGGACCGGCTGGGCCGACTGGGTCGAGCGCCTGCCCGGCGTGCTCGGCGGCCTGCTCGAGGAGTGGGAGCTGCGCACGGACGGGGATCCTCTGCACGGGTTCACCGCGATCGTCGTCCCGGTGGTCACCCGCAACGGGCTGATGGCCGTGCTCAAGGTCGGGTACCCCGACGAGGAGTCCGCGCTCGAGCACCTGGCCCTGACCCGATGGGAGGGCAACGGTGCCGTCCGGCTGCTGCGTGCCGACCCGCACCGACGGGCGTTGCTGCTGGAGCACCTGCGTGGTACCGATCTCGCGGACCACTGGGACCTGGAGGCCTGCGGCATCGTGGCGAGCCTGTACTCGCGGTTGCACGTCCCGGCCCCGAACCAGTTCCGCCGGCTGTCCGCGGCCCTGGTCGAACCGCTGACCCAGCTGCGGGCGCTCGAGCGCAGCGCGCCGCTGCCGCGCCGCCTCGTCGAGCAAGCGGTCTCGCTGGCCGGCGACTTCGTGAAGGACGAGGCCACCGACGGCACCCTGATCCACACCGACCTGCACTACGGGAACGTGCTCTCGGCCGGCCGCGACGGCTGGTTGGCGATCGACCCCAAGCCGTTGTCCGGTGACTCGCACTACGAGCTGGCGCCCATGCTGTGGAACCGGACGGAAGAGCTCGCGGGCGACCTGCGCAACGGGATCCGACGACGCTTCCACGCGCTGATCGACGGTGCCGACCTCGACGAGGACCGCGCCCGCGACTGGGTGGTGGTGCGGATGATGGCGAACGCCGTGTGGCGGTTGACCGAGCGGGGGCCGATCGACACCGAGCTGGACGACGTCGACTGGCTGACGCTGTGCATCGCGGTGGCGAAAGCGGTGCAGGACTGA
- a CDS encoding ankyrin repeat domain-containing protein — MPTATPTATSTPTLTAAQARRLGLRAVAALKRDDPAAALALVERGADVNVQDDLQDSVFLYAGAEGYVDVVRAALRNGADVRSTNRYGGTALIPASEHAHLDVIRVLLATDIEVDHVNDLGWTALGEAVGLGNGGPDSQEAVRLLLAAGADPAVRDRFGRTVLQNAERRGFDQIARQIRAALAR; from the coding sequence ATGCCCACCGCCACGCCGACGGCCACCTCGACCCCGACGCTGACGGCCGCTCAGGCGCGCCGGCTCGGGTTGCGGGCGGTAGCGGCACTGAAGCGCGACGACCCTGCCGCGGCGTTGGCGCTGGTCGAGCGCGGAGCCGACGTGAACGTGCAGGACGACCTCCAGGACTCGGTGTTCCTGTACGCCGGCGCCGAGGGCTACGTCGACGTCGTCCGAGCCGCGCTGCGGAACGGCGCCGACGTGCGCAGCACCAACCGGTACGGCGGCACCGCCCTGATCCCTGCCTCAGAGCACGCACACCTCGACGTCATCCGGGTGCTGCTCGCCACCGACATCGAGGTCGACCACGTCAACGACCTCGGGTGGACCGCTCTCGGGGAGGCCGTCGGTCTCGGCAACGGGGGACCCGACAGCCAGGAAGCCGTGCGGCTGCTGCTGGCCGCCGGGGCCGACCCGGCGGTGCGGGACCGGTTCGGCCGGACCGTGCTGCAGAACGCCGAGCGGCGGGGGTTCGACCAGATCGCCCGCCAGATCAGGGCCGCACTGGCTCGCTAA
- a CDS encoding DUF6596 domain-containing protein codes for MDFTDRVAAIVRAEHGRVVAQLIRRLGDIDLAEDAVAEALVTALERWPADGIPPNPGAWLTTTAGNKAIDRIRREGKRDAKHAEATMLDHDEPHEETGPVTDDRLRLVFTCCHPALALENRVALTLRLLGGLTVAEIARAFLVPETTMAQRITRSKQKIKAANIPYRVPREQDLVERLGGVMTVLYLIFNEGYLASTGEGAREDLSSEAIRLTRQLSAMLTSFDLGAPELDGLLALMLLTEARRDARFTDGVLTTLDRQDRSRWDPALIDEGHQLVRRCLAVNRPGPYQIQAAINAVHTNAIDASMTDWSQIVQLYDQLLAQDPNPVVELNRAVAVAELDGPEVALRIVDRLDLVGYHPWHVTRAELLRRMDRHDQSREAYDAALALSENDAERAHLVRRRGSLPG; via the coding sequence GTGGACTTCACCGACCGGGTCGCCGCGATCGTCCGTGCCGAGCACGGACGCGTCGTGGCCCAGCTGATCCGCCGTCTCGGCGACATCGACCTCGCTGAGGACGCGGTCGCCGAGGCGCTGGTCACGGCCTTGGAGCGGTGGCCGGCCGACGGCATCCCGCCCAACCCCGGCGCGTGGTTGACCACAACGGCCGGTAACAAGGCGATCGACCGGATCAGGCGGGAGGGCAAGCGCGACGCGAAGCACGCGGAGGCGACGATGCTCGACCACGACGAACCGCACGAGGAGACCGGCCCCGTCACCGACGACCGGCTCCGCCTCGTGTTCACCTGCTGCCACCCGGCGCTCGCGCTGGAGAACAGGGTCGCCCTGACCCTGCGCCTCCTCGGCGGGCTGACGGTGGCCGAGATCGCCCGCGCCTTCCTGGTCCCCGAGACCACGATGGCGCAGCGGATCACCCGTTCGAAGCAGAAGATCAAGGCGGCGAACATCCCGTACCGCGTCCCGCGCGAGCAGGACCTGGTCGAACGTCTCGGCGGCGTGATGACCGTGCTGTACCTGATCTTCAACGAGGGCTACCTGGCCTCGACGGGCGAGGGCGCCCGCGAGGACCTGTCCTCCGAGGCCATCCGGCTGACCCGCCAGCTCAGCGCGATGCTGACCTCCTTCGACCTCGGTGCCCCCGAGCTCGACGGGCTGCTCGCGCTGATGCTGCTGACCGAGGCCCGGCGCGACGCCCGGTTCACCGACGGCGTGCTGACCACCCTGGACCGCCAGGACCGCTCCCGCTGGGACCCGGCTCTGATCGACGAGGGCCACCAGCTCGTACGCCGCTGCCTGGCCGTCAACCGCCCCGGGCCGTACCAGATCCAGGCCGCGATCAACGCCGTGCACACCAACGCGATCGACGCCTCGATGACGGACTGGTCGCAGATCGTGCAGCTCTACGACCAGCTGCTCGCCCAGGACCCGAACCCGGTCGTGGAGCTCAACCGCGCGGTCGCGGTCGCCGAGCTCGACGGTCCCGAGGTCGCGCTGAGGATCGTCGACCGCCTCGACCTCGTCGGCTACCACCCGTGGCACGTGACCCGTGCCGAGCTGCTGCGCCGGATGGACCGCCACGACCAGTCCCGAGAGGCGTACGACGCCGCGCTCGCGCTGTCGGAGAACGACGCCGAGCGCGCGCACCTGGTCAGGCGGCGGGGGTCCCTGCCGGGTTAG
- a CDS encoding YciI family protein, producing the protein MTTYLLSVIHPDGVTDEWKPAHLSPEEVEQSFADTGAFNEEIQASGHWVFAGGLEPPSNATVVDNSNGQNAVTDGPFAESKEQLGGFWVIEAADLDEALAIAARGSKACRNPVEVRPFQGVA; encoded by the coding sequence ATGACCACCTACCTGCTTTCGGTGATCCACCCCGACGGCGTCACCGACGAGTGGAAGCCCGCCCACCTCTCCCCCGAGGAGGTCGAGCAGTCCTTCGCCGACACGGGCGCCTTCAACGAGGAGATCCAGGCCTCCGGCCACTGGGTCTTCGCCGGCGGCCTGGAGCCGCCCAGCAACGCCACGGTCGTCGACAACAGCAACGGCCAGAACGCCGTCACCGACGGCCCGTTCGCCGAGAGCAAGGAGCAGCTCGGCGGCTTCTGGGTCATCGAGGCGGCCGACCTCGACGAGGCGCTCGCGATCGCAGCACGCGGCTCGAAAGCCTGCCGCAACCCCGTCGAGGTCCGCCCCTTCCAGGGTGTCGCCTGA
- a CDS encoding MOSC domain-containing protein has protein sequence MSSLAPRVVSVNVGMPKAVPYETTSLPTTGIEKQPVDGPVRISLAGVEGNGVGDTHNHGDEFMRVYAYSVEDYSWWQAQLGRTLAPGHFAEQLTTEGIDLNAALVGEIWRVGTARLQIAHVRTPCLTFKGWMGHSGYDATAWVKRFALAGRGARPVLPGARGGGGAGRRRDRGGGTSRPRAERRGAVRRGDDPAAAVAQGARRTGPEAVDLRAGRGRRAQDVGPAEQGGCRRLVWVH, from the coding sequence ATGTCCTCCCTCGCGCCCCGGGTCGTGTCCGTGAACGTCGGCATGCCCAAGGCGGTGCCGTACGAGACGACCTCGCTCCCGACCACGGGGATCGAGAAGCAGCCGGTCGATGGACCGGTGCGGATCAGCCTCGCCGGGGTCGAGGGCAACGGGGTCGGCGACACCCACAACCACGGCGACGAGTTCATGCGCGTCTACGCCTACTCCGTCGAGGACTACTCCTGGTGGCAGGCCCAGCTCGGGCGCACGCTGGCCCCCGGCCACTTCGCCGAGCAGCTCACCACCGAGGGCATCGACCTGAACGCGGCCCTGGTCGGGGAGATCTGGCGGGTCGGTACGGCGCGCCTGCAGATCGCGCACGTGCGGACCCCGTGCCTGACCTTCAAGGGCTGGATGGGCCACAGCGGGTACGACGCCACGGCGTGGGTCAAGCGGTTCGCCCTCGCCGGTCGGGGGGCCCGGCCCGTACTTCCGGGTGCTCGAGGAGGGGGTGGTGCAGGCCGGCGACGCGATCGTGGTGGAGGAACGTCCCGACCACGGGCTGAGCGTCGCGGAGCTGTTCGCCGCGGTGACGATCCGGCCGCAGCTGTTGCCCAAGGTGCTCGACGTACCGGGCCTGAAGCCGTGGATCTACGAGCGGGCAGAGGTCGTCGCGCGCAGGACGTAGGTCCCGCCGAACAAGGCGGTTGCCGGCGATTGGTGTGGGTTCACTAG
- a CDS encoding long-chain fatty acid--CoA ligase, which translates to MSPVVRDLTFIENRPSNMATQFRDRVAKTPNAEAFRYPQADGQPWKSLSWKDTGDRVEKLAAGLLALGIESEQRVGIAAGTRVEWIQADLAVLSAGAATTTVYPSTMAADVAYILADSESRIVFAEDDEQVAKLREHKSDLPALGKVVVFDGTADGDWVISLDDLAALGEKHLAATPDAVDKAVAGIRGDGLATLIYTSGTTGKPKGVRLTHSSWTYEGAVIQSNKILDESDLQFLWLPMSHSFGKVLLSAQLACGFATAVDGRVDRIIDNLAIVQPTFMGAAPRIFEKAYARIVTMQEAEGGLKEKLFLRAFEVGRKADALTFAGKSVPPLLAVERALFDKLVFSKIRARFGGRIRFFISGSAALNRDIAEWFHAAGLLILEGYGLTETSAGAFVNHPDDYKIGTVGPVFPGGQVKLGDGDEVLIKGPNIMDGYHNLPEETAKTLTEDGWLHTGDKGSLDADGFLTITGRIKELFKTSGGKYVAPPAIEAKFKAICPYASQFMVFGNERNYCIALVTLDPDGIAGWANENGKSGQSYTEIVRSPEAKAMVTKYVDELNNQLNRWETVKKFEILDHDLTIESGELTPSMKVKRNVVEENNKAIIDGLYA; encoded by the coding sequence ATGTCCCCCGTGGTGCGAGACCTGACCTTCATCGAGAACCGGCCGTCGAACATGGCCACGCAGTTCCGGGACCGAGTCGCCAAGACCCCGAACGCCGAGGCGTTCCGCTACCCGCAGGCCGACGGCCAGCCGTGGAAGTCGCTGTCCTGGAAGGACACCGGCGACCGGGTCGAGAAACTGGCGGCCGGTCTGCTGGCACTCGGCATCGAGTCCGAGCAGCGGGTCGGTATCGCTGCGGGCACCCGGGTCGAGTGGATCCAGGCCGACCTGGCGGTGCTGTCCGCCGGTGCGGCGACCACGACGGTCTACCCGTCCACGATGGCGGCCGACGTGGCCTACATCCTGGCCGACTCCGAGTCCCGGATCGTCTTCGCCGAGGACGACGAGCAGGTCGCGAAGCTGCGCGAGCACAAGTCCGACCTCCCGGCGCTCGGCAAGGTCGTCGTCTTCGACGGCACCGCCGACGGTGACTGGGTGATCAGCCTGGACGACCTGGCCGCGCTCGGCGAGAAGCACCTCGCCGCCACCCCGGACGCGGTCGACAAGGCGGTCGCCGGTATCCGCGGCGACGGTCTGGCCACCCTGATCTACACCTCGGGCACCACCGGCAAGCCGAAGGGCGTCCGGCTGACGCACTCGTCGTGGACCTACGAGGGCGCGGTCATCCAGTCCAACAAGATCCTCGACGAATCCGACCTGCAGTTCCTGTGGCTGCCGATGTCGCACTCGTTCGGCAAGGTGCTGCTCTCCGCGCAGCTGGCCTGCGGCTTCGCGACCGCCGTCGACGGTCGGGTCGACCGGATCATCGACAACCTCGCGATCGTGCAGCCGACCTTCATGGGCGCCGCGCCGCGCATCTTCGAGAAGGCCTACGCCCGCATCGTCACGATGCAGGAGGCGGAGGGCGGCCTGAAGGAGAAGCTGTTCCTCCGGGCGTTCGAGGTCGGTCGCAAGGCGGACGCGCTGACGTTCGCCGGCAAGAGCGTGCCCCCGCTGCTCGCCGTCGAGCGGGCCCTGTTCGACAAGCTGGTGTTCTCCAAGATCCGGGCCCGCTTCGGTGGTCGGATCAGGTTCTTCATCTCCGGCTCGGCAGCGCTCAACCGCGACATCGCGGAGTGGTTCCACGCTGCCGGTCTGCTGATCCTCGAGGGCTACGGCCTCACCGAGACCTCGGCCGGCGCGTTCGTGAACCACCCCGACGACTACAAGATCGGCACGGTCGGACCGGTGTTCCCCGGCGGTCAGGTCAAGCTCGGCGACGGCGACGAGGTGCTGATCAAGGGCCCGAACATCATGGACGGCTACCACAACCTGCCCGAGGAGACGGCGAAGACGCTGACCGAGGACGGGTGGCTGCACACCGGCGACAAGGGCTCCTTGGACGCCGACGGCTTCCTCACCATCACCGGCCGGATCAAGGAGCTCTTCAAGACCTCGGGCGGAAAGTACGTCGCGCCGCCGGCCATCGAGGCCAAGTTCAAGGCGATCTGCCCCTACGCCAGCCAGTTCATGGTCTTCGGCAACGAGCGCAACTACTGCATCGCGCTGGTCACGCTGGATCCCGACGGGATCGCCGGTTGGGCGAACGAGAACGGCAAGAGCGGTCAGTCCTACACCGAGATCGTCCGCTCGCCCGAGGCCAAGGCGATGGTCACCAAGTACGTCGACGAGCTCAACAACCAGCTCAACCGCTGGGAGACGGTGAAGAAGTTCGAGATCCTCGACCACGACCTCACCATCGAGTCCGGTGAGCTCACCCCGTCGATGAAGGTGAAGCGGAACGTCGTGGAGGAGAACAACAAGGCGATCATCGACGGGCTGTACGCCTAG
- a CDS encoding intradiol ring-cleavage dioxygenase: MTTEEMHHDDHDLGLSHDLPRIIEQGVARRRLFGILGGLSAAAVVAGCGAGEDASTSGTTSSTGGGPGSSPGRSTGTAVADGEIPEETAGPYPGDGSNGKNVLNQTGVVRSDIRSSFGGATGVAEGVPLTIRLKVYDLTGETTQSLPGAAVYLWHCDRDGRYSMYDSEIAEENYLRGVQEADDDGWVEFTSIFPAAYDGRWPHIHFEVYGSVDDATNASNKLRTSQLAFPKDTCEAVYATSGYEASVNNLARTSLNTDMVFSDGYSLQLAKMTGSVSKGYVATLNVPV, from the coding sequence ATGACCACCGAAGAGATGCACCACGACGACCACGACCTCGGGCTGTCCCACGACCTGCCTCGGATCATCGAGCAGGGGGTGGCCCGACGTCGGTTGTTCGGCATCCTCGGTGGCCTCTCGGCGGCTGCGGTCGTCGCGGGCTGCGGCGCGGGGGAGGACGCGTCGACCTCGGGAACCACCAGCAGCACCGGTGGTGGCCCGGGAAGCAGCCCGGGAAGAAGCACCGGCACCGCAGTCGCCGACGGCGAGATCCCCGAGGAGACGGCCGGCCCGTACCCGGGTGACGGCTCCAACGGCAAGAACGTGCTCAACCAGACCGGGGTCGTCCGCTCCGACATCCGTTCCAGCTTCGGAGGCGCGACCGGGGTGGCCGAGGGCGTGCCGCTCACGATCCGGTTGAAGGTCTACGACCTGACCGGCGAGACGACCCAGTCGTTGCCGGGAGCCGCGGTCTACCTGTGGCACTGCGACCGGGACGGGCGGTACTCGATGTACGACTCCGAGATCGCCGAGGAGAACTACCTGCGCGGGGTCCAGGAAGCCGACGACGACGGGTGGGTCGAGTTCACCTCGATCTTCCCGGCGGCGTACGACGGGCGGTGGCCGCACATCCACTTCGAGGTCTACGGCAGCGTCGACGACGCGACGAACGCGTCCAACAAGCTCCGGACCTCGCAGCTGGCGTTCCCGAAGGACACCTGCGAGGCGGTGTACGCGACGTCGGGGTACGAGGCGAGCGTCAACAACCTGGCGCGGACGTCGCTGAACACCGACATGGTGTTCTCCGACGGCTACTCGCTGCAGCTGGCGAAGATGACCGGGTCGGTGAGCAAGGGCTACGTCGCGACGCTGAACGTGCCGGTCTAA
- the hemW gene encoding radical SAM family heme chaperone HemW: MPSSLPDGDPAPRDGSLPSSALAELSGRKLGAYLHVPYCSVRCGYCDFNTYTATELGGGASQASYAVTAVREVELLADVLVGAPPVETVFFGGGTPTLLPSADLVAMLAGVRDGFGLAADAEVTTEANPDSVTPESLAELRAGGFTRISFGMQSAVPAVLAVLDRTHDPEGVPRAVAWAREAGFEQVSLDLIYGTPGESVADWEKSVRAALACSPDHVSAYSLIVEDGTALARQVRSGVIPMPDEDDLADKYELVDDLLGAAGLGWYEVSNWSRDEGSRCRHNELYWTSQNWLGVGPGAHAHVGGVRWWNAKHPTAYAARLAAGESPGLAREVLDAETRRVERVLLEVRLRDGLPVSLVDRSRVDAVVAQGLAEVVGERLVLTRPGRLLADAVVRDLLG, from the coding sequence ATGCCCTCTTCGCTCCCCGACGGTGATCCGGCGCCGCGCGACGGCTCGTTGCCGTCCTCGGCACTGGCAGAGCTGAGCGGCCGGAAGCTGGGGGCGTACCTGCACGTGCCCTACTGCTCGGTGCGCTGCGGGTACTGCGACTTCAACACCTACACCGCCACCGAGCTGGGCGGGGGTGCCTCGCAGGCGTCGTACGCCGTGACCGCGGTCCGCGAGGTGGAGCTGCTCGCTGACGTGCTCGTCGGTGCGCCGCCCGTGGAGACGGTGTTCTTCGGCGGGGGGACCCCCACGCTGCTGCCGAGCGCCGACCTGGTGGCGATGCTCGCCGGGGTCCGCGACGGCTTCGGTCTCGCGGCCGACGCCGAGGTCACGACCGAGGCGAACCCGGACTCGGTGACCCCCGAGAGCCTCGCCGAGCTCCGCGCGGGTGGGTTCACCCGGATCTCGTTCGGGATGCAGTCGGCGGTGCCCGCCGTGCTCGCCGTGCTCGACCGGACCCACGACCCCGAGGGCGTGCCGAGGGCCGTCGCGTGGGCGCGCGAGGCCGGGTTCGAGCAGGTGAGCCTCGACCTGATCTACGGGACGCCGGGGGAGTCGGTGGCCGACTGGGAGAAGTCGGTGCGCGCCGCGCTCGCGTGCTCGCCGGACCACGTGTCGGCGTACTCGTTGATCGTGGAGGACGGCACCGCCCTGGCGCGCCAGGTGCGCTCCGGGGTGATCCCGATGCCGGACGAGGACGACCTGGCCGACAAGTACGAGCTCGTCGACGATCTGCTCGGCGCCGCCGGGCTGGGGTGGTACGAGGTGTCGAACTGGTCGCGCGACGAGGGCTCCCGCTGCAGGCACAACGAGCTGTACTGGACCTCGCAGAACTGGCTGGGCGTCGGACCGGGCGCCCACGCGCACGTCGGCGGGGTGCGGTGGTGGAACGCCAAGCACCCGACGGCGTACGCGGCCCGGCTGGCCGCGGGGGAGTCGCCGGGGTTGGCGCGCGAGGTGCTGGACGCGGAGACCCGGCGGGTCGAGCGGGTGCTGCTGGAGGTCCGGTTGCGGGACGGGCTTCCGGTCTCACTCGTCGACCGCTCGCGGGTGGATGCGGTCGTGGCGCAGGGGTTGGCGGAGGTGGTCGGGGAGCGGCTCGTGCTGACTCGGCCGGGGCGGTTGCTGGCCGACGCCGTGGTGCGCGACCTGCTGGGGTAG
- a CDS encoding DUF3097 family protein, translated as MSSFDRYGSDVLSGDWRKPKNGRSVEVAADPGLVVEEVQTDFCGEIVKVERDLGTVILEDRRNKRRTFPLGPGFLLDGVPVILVAPVRKGPAAPIRTASGSVAVHGTKARVARASRIFVEGRHDAELVEKVWGADLRIEGVVVEYLEGIDDLSAHLRDFNPGPERRVGVLVDHLVHGSKESRIAQSVAKSPIGKHVLIVGHPYIDVWAAVKPERLGKDAWPTVPRNIEWKKGVCQQFGWPHRDQADIARAWQHILSKVTSYADLEPALLGRVEELIDFVTQ; from the coding sequence GTGAGCAGCTTCGATCGATACGGGTCCGACGTCCTGTCCGGTGACTGGCGCAAGCCGAAGAACGGCCGGTCGGTCGAGGTCGCCGCTGATCCCGGTCTGGTGGTCGAAGAGGTGCAGACCGACTTCTGCGGCGAGATCGTCAAGGTCGAGCGCGACCTCGGCACCGTGATCCTCGAGGACCGCCGCAACAAGCGACGCACCTTCCCGCTCGGTCCGGGCTTCCTGCTCGACGGCGTCCCGGTGATCCTGGTTGCGCCGGTCAGGAAGGGCCCAGCCGCTCCCATCCGCACGGCCTCCGGCTCGGTCGCGGTCCACGGCACCAAGGCCCGCGTCGCCCGCGCCAGCCGGATCTTCGTCGAGGGCCGGCACGACGCCGAGCTCGTCGAGAAGGTCTGGGGCGCCGACCTGCGCATCGAGGGCGTGGTCGTCGAGTACCTCGAGGGCATCGACGACCTCTCCGCCCACCTCCGCGACTTCAACCCCGGCCCGGAGCGCCGCGTCGGCGTCCTCGTCGACCACCTGGTGCACGGCTCGAAGGAGAGCCGGATCGCCCAGTCGGTGGCCAAGTCCCCGATCGGCAAGCACGTCCTCATCGTCGGGCACCCGTACATCGACGTCTGGGCCGCCGTGAAACCCGAACGCCTCGGCAAGGACGCCTGGCCGACCGTCCCCCGCAACATCGAGTGGAAGAAGGGCGTCTGCCAGCAGTTCGGCTGGCCCCACCGCGACCAGGCCGACATCGCCCGCGCCTGGCAGCACATCCTCTCCAAGGTCACCTCGTACGCCGACCTCGAACCGGCACTCCTGGGTCGCGTCGAGGAGCTCATCGACTTCGTGACGCAGTAG
- a CDS encoding DUF3152 domain-containing protein — MHRKSWVVLLSLASLLLAPGLFSPAGALDPVPPVNQTPPAVVGTARVGAALTADPGTWLPEGSSYSYTWLRDGAAIAGASGAMYRVANGDLGHRLAVRVTAHGEASGQPATSAETAAVGKGRFASTARPTISGVRRWGRKLTVKPGAWSPKPTSYRYQWLREDRPIPGATKATYTLKVKDYGKHIAVRVSPRRDFYEPGAVLSFRTGPIGHRVGVRKTFTYSIATRGRITADLDTFAALTAQTYGDPRGWRSAGYSFRRVARGGDFTLVLASSSQMPSFGFPCSRTWSCRVGRNVIINQTRWLHASPAWNAQKLKLRDYRHMVVDHETGHWLGHRHRGCPGKGKKAPVMMQQSKGLGGCRFNPFPLPSERWTSR, encoded by the coding sequence ATGCACCGTAAATCTTGGGTCGTGCTGCTCTCGCTGGCCTCGCTCCTGCTCGCTCCGGGTCTGTTCAGCCCGGCGGGCGCGCTGGACCCGGTGCCGCCGGTCAACCAGACCCCGCCCGCCGTCGTCGGCACGGCCCGGGTTGGCGCGGCGCTGACGGCTGATCCCGGGACGTGGTTGCCCGAGGGGTCGTCGTACTCCTACACCTGGTTGCGCGACGGTGCCGCGATCGCGGGGGCTTCCGGGGCGATGTACCGGGTGGCGAACGGCGACCTCGGACACCGGCTGGCGGTGCGGGTGACCGCGCACGGCGAGGCCTCGGGCCAGCCGGCTACGTCGGCCGAGACGGCTGCGGTCGGCAAGGGCCGGTTCGCCTCGACCGCTCGTCCGACGATCTCCGGCGTACGGCGGTGGGGGCGGAAGCTCACCGTGAAGCCGGGGGCCTGGAGCCCGAAGCCGACGTCGTACCGGTACCAGTGGCTGCGCGAGGACCGGCCGATCCCGGGGGCGACGAAGGCGACCTACACGCTCAAGGTCAAGGACTACGGCAAGCACATCGCCGTACGGGTCTCGCCGCGGCGCGACTTCTACGAGCCGGGGGCCGTGCTGTCGTTCCGGACCGGGCCGATCGGGCACCGGGTGGGTGTGCGGAAGACATTCACGTACAGCATCGCAACCCGGGGTCGGATCACCGCGGACCTCGACACGTTCGCTGCGCTGACGGCGCAGACGTACGGCGATCCGCGCGGTTGGCGCTCGGCGGGCTACTCGTTCCGCCGGGTCGCGCGCGGTGGGGACTTCACCCTCGTGCTCGCGAGCTCGAGCCAGATGCCCAGCTTCGGGTTCCCCTGCAGCAGGACCTGGAGCTGCCGGGTCGGTCGCAACGTGATCATCAACCAGACGCGCTGGCTGCACGCGTCGCCGGCGTGGAACGCGCAGAAGCTGAAGCTGCGCGACTACCGGCACATGGTCGTCGACCATGAGACGGGGCACTGGTTGGGGCACCGCCACCGCGGCTGTCCGGGCAAGGGCAAGAAGGCGCCGGTGATGATGCAGCAGTCGAAGGGTCTCGGGGGCTGCCGGTTCAACCCGTTCCCGCTGCCGTCGGAGAGGTGGACGAGCCGGTAG
- a CDS encoding PadR family transcriptional regulator, whose protein sequence is MKNPNAPWAPFEAAPFRSEFESVRRQRGHGGHGRGRRGGWGGPGFGPPPWVGQMFGPEFGGPGGGRGGRRPRARRGDVRSAILDVLGASPEPINGYQVIQQIAERTEGAWKPSPGSVYPTMAQLVDEGLVEDAPIGRKTVQLTEAGRAYVADNADQIAAVWAAFEAGDSEDQDTDLRQVIKQTVGAIVQVASAGTPAQQAKAVEILADTRRKLYGLLAEGPEAAEGREAAGED, encoded by the coding sequence ATGAAGAACCCCAACGCACCGTGGGCGCCGTTCGAGGCAGCCCCGTTCAGGTCCGAGTTCGAGTCCGTACGCCGCCAGCGCGGCCACGGTGGCCACGGTCGTGGCCGTCGCGGTGGCTGGGGCGGTCCCGGTTTCGGGCCGCCGCCGTGGGTCGGTCAGATGTTCGGCCCCGAGTTCGGTGGCCCCGGAGGAGGTCGCGGCGGCCGCCGTCCGCGTGCCCGCCGCGGTGACGTCCGGTCTGCGATCCTCGACGTCCTGGGTGCCTCGCCCGAGCCGATCAACGGCTACCAGGTGATCCAGCAGATCGCCGAGCGCACCGAGGGCGCCTGGAAGCCCAGTCCCGGGTCGGTCTACCCGACCATGGCGCAGCTGGTCGACGAGGGCCTCGTCGAGGACGCGCCGATCGGGCGCAAGACCGTGCAGCTGACCGAGGCCGGTCGCGCGTACGTCGCCGACAACGCCGATCAGATCGCCGCCGTGTGGGCCGCCTTCGAGGCCGGCGACAGCGAGGACCAGGACACCGATCTCCGCCAGGTCATCAAGCAGACTGTCGGTGCGATCGTCCAAGTCGCCTCGGCCGGGACGCCTGCCCAACAGGCGAAGGCCGTCGAGATCCTGGCGGACACCCGCCGCAAGCTGTACGGGCTCCTCGCCGAGGGGCCCGAGGCCGCCGAGGGCCGCGAAGCCGCCGGGGAGGACTGA